The region CCTGCGTGGCGGTGAACGGGATCAGGGCGAGGATCCGCGCCTTCTTGATCTCGACCGTCAGCTTCCGTTGGTGCTTCGCGCAGTTCCCCGTGATGCGGCGGGGAACGATCTTCCCCCGCTCGGAGACGAACTGCTTGATCATGTAGGCGTTCTTGTAGTCGATCGCGAGCTCCTTCTCGGCGCAGAAACGGCAGAACTTTTTCCGGACGTACCGCTTCTTTCCTCCGCCGGCGGGGCCGCGATGGTCGTCGCGCCGGGGACCGGAGGACGACGGGCGGGGCTTGTACGGGGTGCTCATCGGGTGTTACCTCCTTGAATTCCGGATCGTATTTTTTTCAGAACGGGATATCGTCGTCTTGCGAATCGGCCGCCGGAGCGGACGGTGCGGAAGCTTCGGCCGACGCGCCGCGCGGTCCGCCCAGGAACTGGACGTTGTCCGCCACGACCTCGATCTTGCTCCGCTTCACGCCGTCGGTCTCCCAGCTGCGCTGCCGAAGGCGTCCCTCGACCAGCACGGGCCGCCCCTTGGAAAGGTACTCGGCGCAGTTCTCGCCCGTCTTCCCGAACACCGAGATGTCGAAGAAGGAGACCTCTTCCTTGACCTCGTTGTTCGACTTGTATCGGCGGTTGACCGCGATGCTGAAGCTGGTCACGGCCACCCCGGAAGGCAAAAAGCGCGTCTCGGGATCCCGCACGAGGTTGCCGGCGAGGATGACACGGTTGAAGGTGACCATCGGAACCCTCCCTGCCGGTCAGGCTTCCGCGGGAGGCGCGGGCGCCTGGGGCGTTTCGGGTGCGGGGGTTTCGGGCGCGGGCGTCCCGGAGGCCGCGGGCGCTTCGCTCGCGGGGGGCGCGGCCGCCTCGACCTTCGGCTTCAGCTCCGCGGTGTGCAGGGTGGTCAGGTGGCGGAGGATTCCCTCGAAGATCTTGATGTTGCGCTCCACTTCCTCGACGACGCCTCGGGTCCCGGTGTAGAGGAGGAAGGTGTAGAAGGCGTTGGAGCGCTTCTTGATCGAGTAGGCGAGCTTGCGGTTTCCCCAGTCGTCGACTTTCAGCACCTCGCCCTTGTATGCGGCGACGATCGCGGAGAGCTTTCCGAGGAACTCTTTCCTCGCGTCCTCCGGGAGTTCGGGGTCGAACAGGATGGCTGTTTCATACCTCGTCGGTGTCATCTTGCGATCTTGCCTCCTTTCGGCTGATCGAGCCCCCGGACGATGCGCCGGGAGCAAGGAGTATGTTTCCCCCCGGGGATTCCGGCGGGGTCGTGCCTTGCTTATTGTCCTCGCGCGCCTTCGCGTTCCAGCGCGTCATGGCCTTGGCGAATCCGAGCCTGGCGATGTCGTCGAACGCCTCGCCGGCGGCTGCGATCGCCGCCTCGAACGCCGCCCGGCACTCGGGAGCCGGCGGGGTCAGGACGTAGTCGGCCGGGTCGACCCCCGCGGGGGGCCGCCCGATCCCCATGCGGATCCGGAGAAAATCGGCGGTCCCGAGGCGTTCCCTGAGGGATCGCAGCCCGTTGTGGCCGCCCGTCCCCCCGCCGCGCTTGAGCCGCACCGCGCCGGCCGGCAGATCGAGGTCGTCGTGAAGGACCACCAAGTCGTCCGGGCCGTCGGCGTGCTTCCGGTAGAGCGGAGCCACCGCGTCGCCGGACAGGTTCATGAACGTCGCCGGCTTGGCGAGGACGACCCGCCGCCCGTCGATCTCGGCGGTTCCCAGCGAAGCGTCGCCGGCCGTGCGCCAACGTGCGCCCAGCGATTCGGCGATCCGGTCGATCGCCAGGAACCCCGCGTTGTGGAGCGTCGAGGCGTACCGGCGCCCCGGGTTCCCCAGTCCGACGATGAGTCGCGTAAAACGCTACTCCTTCTTCTTCGCTTCCTTCTCGGGCTTCTCTTCCTTCTCCTTCGCTCCGGGCTCCGCCACGCTGGCGCCCTCGGCCCCTTCCGCCGCCGCCTCCTCGACCGCCACCGGCGCGGCCTCGGCCTTCGGCGTGTGGACGGCCGCCAAGGTCATCCGGAGATCCTTCTCGGTCGGGACGACGCCCTCGGGGAACCGGACGTCGGCCAGGTGCAACGAGTCGCCGATCCCGAGGGAAGTGACGTCGAGTTCGAGAAATTCCGGAACGGCGTCGGGCGTGCACTCGACCTCGAGGCTGCGGGTGACCACGTCGAGGACTCCGCCCATCTCGATTCCGATGGCCTTCCCCTTGACCCGCAGAGGCACCTCGACGCGGAACTTCCTGCCCATCGCGACCTCGTAGAAATCGACGTGGGTGACCCGGCCGGTCAGGGGGTGGGCCTGGGTCTCCTTCAGGACCGCGTACGACTCTTTCCCCTCGGCCCCGTCCTTCACGGTCATCTTGACGACCACCGTCCCGCGGCGGGCCGTGTCGAGAAACTTTTCCAGGGGCTTGCGCTGGAACTCGATCGACCGGGTCTCGAGCCCCTTGCCGTAGATGACGCCGGGGATGATCCCCTCGGCGCGGCGCTTCCGGTTGATCTCTTTTTCCGTGTACTGGCGGCGGTCCGCCGTCAACTCCATCATCGCCATCTTCTCTCTCCTCTTATACGAACAGCGAGCTGACCGAATCCTGGAAATGGATCCTCTTGATCGCCTCCCCCAGCAGGGGCGCGACCGTGAGGACGTGGAGCTTCCCGCACGCCGCCTTGGAACCCAGGGGAATCGTGTTGGTCACCACGAGTTCCTCGATTTCCGATTTTTCGAGCCGGTCGATGGCCGGGCCCGACAGGACCGCGTGGGTGGCGCAGGCGAAGATGTGCTTCGCCCCCTTGCGGCGCAGGGCGTCGGCGGACTGCGCGAGCGTACCGGCCGTGTCCACCATGTCGTCGAGCAGGATCGCCGTCTTTCCGTCGACCTCCCCGATGATGTTCATCACCTCGGCCACGTTGGGCGCCAGCCGGCGCTTGTCGATGATGGCGAGGGAGGCGGACAGGCGCTTGGCGAAGGCGCGCGCCCGCTCCACGCCCCCGGCGTCCGGGGAAACGACCACCAGGTCGTTCCCGAACTTCGCCTTGATGTATTCGAGCATAACCGGCGCCGCGTAGAGGTGGTCCACCGGGATGTTGAAGAATCCCTGGATCTGACCCGCGTGGAGGTCCATCGTCAGCAGCCGGGAGACGCCCGCCGCGGTCAGGAGGTCGGCCACGAGCTTCGCCGTGATGGGAGCGCGCGGGAGAACCTTCCGGTCCTGGCGCGCGTACCCGTAATACGGGAGCACGGCGGTCACGCGCTTCGCCGAGGCGCGCTTGAGGCCGTCCATCAGGATCAGCAGCTCCATCAAGTGGTCGTTCACCGGGGGGCACGTGGGCTGGATGATGAACACATCCACGCCGCGGACGTTGTCCCGGATCTCGACGTTCACTTCGCCGTCGCTGAACCGCTTGATGACCGCGGACCCCAGCGGGATGCAGAGGTACGCGCAGATCTCCTTCGCGAGATCCGGATTCGCGTTTCCGGTGAAAACCTTCAGTCTTGTCACGCAACTCCCCTGTATCCGGAGGAAACTTCGCCGAAAGGAATGGATATTATACCGAAGGGGGGTGGTTGGCAAGCCCTATTCAACCGCCCGATTCGACCGCACCCCCCGGGGTCCGGCCCCCGGCATGGCTGGGAGGGAAGGGGTCGAACCTTCATCAGGGGCTTCAAAGGCCCCGGTCCTGCCGTTAGACGACCTCCCAAACCACCCGCGATTCTAACGGGCGGCCGCTACCCCGTCAAGGACGACCCCGGTTTCCCGCTCGTACGCCCCGATCACGGCCTCCTCGATCATCCGTCGGGTCTCGTTGTTCAGGGGGTGAGCCGTGTCCCGGTACGTGCCGTCCTTCGTCTTCTTGCTCGGCATGGCCACGAACAGGCCGGCGCTCCCCTGGATGACCTTGAGGTCGCGGACGACGAAGCAGTCGTCGAAGATGATCGTGGCGTACCCCTTCAGCTTTTCGTTGTCCGACACCGGAAAAACCTTCACCTCGGTGATCTGCATCCTG is a window of bacterium DNA encoding:
- the rpsR gene encoding 30S ribosomal protein S18, with the translated sequence MSTPYKPRPSSSGPRRDDHRGPAGGGKKRYVRKKFCRFCAEKELAIDYKNAYMIKQFVSERGKIVPRRITGNCAKHQRKLTVEIKKARILALIPFTATQVR
- the ssb gene encoding single-stranded DNA-binding protein yields the protein MVTFNRVILAGNLVRDPETRFLPSGVAVTSFSIAVNRRYKSNNEVKEEVSFFDISVFGKTGENCAEYLSKGRPVLVEGRLRQRSWETDGVKRSKIEVVADNVQFLGGPRGASAEASAPSAPAADSQDDDIPF
- the rpsF gene encoding 30S ribosomal protein S6, yielding MTPTRYETAILFDPELPEDARKEFLGKLSAIVAAYKGEVLKVDDWGNRKLAYSIKKRSNAFYTFLLYTGTRGVVEEVERNIKIFEGILRHLTTLHTAELKPKVEAAAPPASEAPAASGTPAPETPAPETPQAPAPPAEA
- the pth gene encoding aminoacyl-tRNA hydrolase; this encodes MVGLGNPGRRYASTLHNAGFLAIDRIAESLGARWRTAGDASLGTAEIDGRRVVLAKPATFMNLSGDAVAPLYRKHADGPDDLVVLHDDLDLPAGAVRLKRGGGTGGHNGLRSLRERLGTADFLRIRMGIGRPPAGVDPADYVLTPPAPECRAAFEAAIAAAGEAFDDIARLGFAKAMTRWNAKAREDNKQGTTPPESPGGNILLAPGASSGGSISRKEARSQDDTDEV
- a CDS encoding 50S ribosomal protein L25: MAMMELTADRRQYTEKEINRKRRAEGIIPGVIYGKGLETRSIEFQRKPLEKFLDTARRGTVVVKMTVKDGAEGKESYAVLKETQAHPLTGRVTHVDFYEVAMGRKFRVEVPLRVKGKAIGIEMGGVLDVVTRSLEVECTPDAVPEFLELDVTSLGIGDSLHLADVRFPEGVVPTEKDLRMTLAAVHTPKAEAAPVAVEEAAAEGAEGASVAEPGAKEKEEKPEKEAKKKE
- a CDS encoding ribose-phosphate pyrophosphokinase, whose amino-acid sequence is MTRLKVFTGNANPDLAKEICAYLCIPLGSAVIKRFSDGEVNVEIRDNVRGVDVFIIQPTCPPVNDHLMELLILMDGLKRASAKRVTAVLPYYGYARQDRKVLPRAPITAKLVADLLTAAGVSRLLTMDLHAGQIQGFFNIPVDHLYAAPVMLEYIKAKFGNDLVVVSPDAGGVERARAFAKRLSASLAIIDKRRLAPNVAEVMNIIGEVDGKTAILLDDMVDTAGTLAQSADALRRKGAKHIFACATHAVLSGPAIDRLEKSEIEELVVTNTIPLGSKAACGKLHVLTVAPLLGEAIKRIHFQDSVSSLFV
- the spoVG gene encoding septation regulator SpoVG, with the protein product MQITEVKVFPVSDNEKLKGYATIIFDDCFVVRDLKVIQGSAGLFVAMPSKKTKDGTYRDTAHPLNNETRRMIEEAVIGAYERETGVVLDGVAAAR